In one window of Nocardiopsis aegyptia DNA:
- a CDS encoding pectate lyase family protein yields the protein MRLHPFAAAGAAALLCAALVSCSSDDDPPDSEPVNADVAPEPEEESAAPSDTDEEEVTALGWAGHPGEVDGEEHSGVTGGADGETVTAADADDLAEHLSSDEPLTVEVNGTIDLDGSLEVGSDKTLVAGEDGAELTDGRLVVDGANNVVLDGLSVEADGTALAVRGGSHHVWVDGSRFSGSDDDPLVTVDDGSDYVTLSWNHFSDAESALAVGSEDDEPGALRVSVHHNFFNGTAGAQPQARNAEHVHVFNNYFRGNADYGVLSTHGSLVLVEGNYFEDTAMSVSSGDEEPGNVVTRDNLLVDTEQPELRGDVPDPPYAYEVDDTVDVPDLVTNGAGLSSSVRP from the coding sequence ATGAGACTTCACCCGTTCGCCGCCGCAGGCGCGGCGGCACTGTTGTGCGCCGCTCTGGTCTCCTGTTCCAGCGATGACGACCCACCGGACTCGGAGCCGGTGAACGCCGACGTGGCCCCGGAACCCGAGGAGGAGAGCGCCGCGCCCTCCGACACGGACGAGGAGGAGGTCACCGCACTGGGCTGGGCCGGCCATCCCGGCGAAGTGGACGGCGAGGAGCACTCCGGCGTGACCGGGGGCGCGGACGGCGAGACCGTCACCGCCGCGGACGCCGACGACCTGGCCGAGCACCTGTCCTCGGACGAACCCCTGACCGTCGAGGTCAACGGCACCATCGACCTCGACGGATCGCTGGAAGTGGGCTCGGACAAGACCCTGGTGGCCGGGGAGGACGGCGCGGAACTCACCGACGGGCGCCTGGTGGTGGACGGCGCGAACAACGTCGTCCTGGACGGGCTGAGCGTGGAGGCGGACGGAACCGCACTGGCCGTCCGGGGCGGCAGCCACCACGTGTGGGTGGACGGGTCGAGGTTCTCCGGGAGCGACGACGACCCCCTGGTGACAGTCGACGACGGATCCGACTACGTCACCCTGTCCTGGAACCACTTCAGCGACGCCGAGTCCGCCCTGGCGGTCGGGAGCGAGGACGACGAACCCGGTGCCCTGCGGGTGAGCGTCCACCACAACTTCTTCAACGGCACGGCCGGGGCCCAGCCGCAGGCGCGCAACGCCGAGCACGTGCACGTGTTCAACAACTACTTCCGCGGCAACGCCGACTACGGGGTGCTCTCCACACACGGCTCCCTGGTCCTGGTCGAGGGCAACTACTTCGAGGACACGGCGATGTCGGTCTCCAGCGGAGACGAGGAACCCGGCAACGTGGTGACCCGGGACAACCTCCTGGTGGACACCGAACAGCCGGAGCTGCGGGGTGACGTGCCCGACCCGCCGTACGCCTACGAGGTCGACGACACCGTCGACGTGCCCGACCTCGTGACCAACGGAGCCGGTCTCAGCTCGTCCGTACGGCCGTGA